The following proteins come from a genomic window of Aquimarina sp. MAR_2010_214:
- a CDS encoding TonB-dependent receptor domain-containing protein, giving the protein MLVQYRLYLTGLLFCCFISGAFSQSRAVISGNVSDQFGNLPGARLVIEGTDKNTTTDVNGNYSFDVDEGEYIVTSEFVMYTSVSKTVLVKVGDTAKVDFVLETGFSIDQPVSLGSRAKPKSILKNTAAVDIISPQQLTNSSQIELSHILHYLIPSFHSTHQTVADGTDHIDPATLRGLGPDQVLVLVNGKRRHNSSLLNVNGTVGRGSVGTDFNAIPIASIERIEILRDGATSQYGSDAIAGVINIILKKQTEIIQLDNRVAVNTKGDGLNVYSSANFGLKIGKEGYINVTAEYRDRKSINRSGDYTGTVYSNDTTTDQTLIEENNFFAQTGYSDKRVMEIGSAETQNLSLSFNGEIIMSDYATFYMHGGRNYREGTSKGFYRFPKDQSRVVLELFPNGFSPEILTDIQDDAITGGIRGIKNEWDVDFSHSIGVNRLDYTVNNSNNASLGVASPRTFYAGGFIYRQNTTNLDISRTFDWLNGINVAFGAELRVENYEIVAGEEASYVDGGSTYTNTSGVELPRIVGAQVFPGFQPENALNRFRTNSSGYLDIEANITDKLLIRGAARYEAYNDFGGQAIWKLSGRYRVRDEISLRAGFSTGFRAPSLHQVFFQNISTQFINGESVQVGTFNNESAVAKEAFDIGKLKPELSSHFNTGFSGKLNDNITFNFDYYLINIEDRIVLSGRFEEGYEEILEPFDVGAAQFFTNAIDSRTSGIDLSLFFKTTLGTGEFNASLGGNFTKTKVKGPIKVSQTLVGQEEVLFNREEIARVEFAQPNYKVNALLSYDFEQFEFQVVNTFFGKVKFIHPNDGDSLNWVVNDFTGNIESRDQVFSPKLVTDIAVSYQINDYIKCTLGGNNVFNVYPDRHKHSVNTEDGNFMYSRRVQQFGVNGSNYYLRLLLRL; this is encoded by the coding sequence TTGTTAGTTCAGTATAGGTTATACCTTACTGGTTTACTATTTTGTTGTTTTATTTCGGGAGCATTCTCTCAATCTAGGGCGGTTATATCGGGTAATGTTTCTGATCAATTTGGTAATCTACCAGGGGCACGATTGGTTATAGAGGGAACAGATAAAAATACAACAACAGATGTTAATGGTAATTATAGTTTTGATGTTGATGAGGGAGAATATATAGTTACTTCAGAATTTGTAATGTATACTTCTGTTTCTAAAACGGTACTGGTTAAAGTTGGAGATACAGCAAAGGTAGATTTTGTCTTAGAAACGGGATTCTCAATAGATCAACCGGTTTCTTTGGGATCAAGGGCCAAGCCAAAATCAATATTAAAGAATACAGCAGCTGTAGATATTATTTCACCTCAACAATTAACAAATTCATCTCAGATAGAATTGAGTCATATTCTTCATTATTTGATTCCTTCTTTTCATTCTACACATCAAACGGTAGCAGATGGTACAGATCATATAGATCCAGCAACACTTAGAGGGTTAGGACCAGACCAGGTGCTTGTGTTAGTGAATGGGAAACGCAGACATAATAGTTCTTTGTTAAATGTTAATGGTACTGTGGGTAGAGGATCGGTAGGTACTGATTTTAATGCAATACCAATAGCATCTATAGAGCGTATCGAAATATTACGAGATGGAGCAACTTCTCAATACGGTTCTGATGCTATTGCAGGAGTAATTAATATCATTCTAAAAAAACAAACAGAAATCATTCAACTTGATAATAGAGTAGCAGTAAACACGAAGGGAGATGGGTTAAACGTATATTCTTCTGCGAATTTTGGGTTAAAAATAGGAAAAGAAGGATATATCAATGTTACGGCAGAATATCGAGATAGAAAATCTATTAACAGGTCTGGAGATTATACAGGTACTGTGTATTCTAATGATACTACAACGGATCAAACATTAATTGAAGAAAATAATTTTTTTGCTCAGACAGGGTATTCTGATAAGCGAGTAATGGAAATTGGAAGTGCAGAAACTCAGAATCTTTCATTATCTTTTAATGGAGAGATAATAATGTCTGACTATGCAACATTTTATATGCATGGAGGAAGAAATTATAGAGAAGGAACATCAAAAGGATTTTATCGTTTCCCTAAAGATCAAAGTAGGGTAGTTTTAGAGTTGTTTCCAAATGGTTTTTCTCCAGAAATTCTTACCGATATTCAGGATGATGCAATTACAGGAGGAATAAGAGGAATTAAAAATGAATGGGATGTCGACTTTAGCCACTCTATTGGAGTTAATAGATTAGATTATACGGTAAATAATTCTAATAATGCCTCCTTAGGAGTAGCATCCCCAAGAACTTTTTATGCAGGAGGGTTTATCTACAGGCAAAATACAACAAACCTTGATATTTCAAGAACATTTGATTGGCTTAATGGTATAAATGTAGCCTTTGGAGCAGAGCTACGAGTAGAGAACTATGAGATAGTAGCAGGAGAAGAAGCTTCTTATGTTGATGGAGGAAGTACATATACCAATACTTCGGGAGTAGAGTTGCCTAGAATTGTTGGAGCACAGGTTTTTCCTGGTTTTCAACCAGAAAATGCATTAAATCGTTTTAGAACAAATAGTTCTGGATATCTTGATATTGAGGCAAACATAACAGACAAGCTTCTAATTAGAGGAGCAGCCAGATACGAAGCATATAATGATTTTGGAGGGCAGGCGATTTGGAAGTTATCTGGTAGATATAGAGTTAGAGATGAAATTAGTTTACGAGCAGGATTTTCTACTGGGTTCAGAGCACCATCTCTTCATCAGGTATTTTTCCAAAATATAAGTACGCAATTTATTAATGGAGAAAGTGTACAAGTAGGTACTTTTAATAACGAAAGTGCGGTCGCCAAAGAAGCTTTTGATATCGGAAAATTAAAACCCGAATTATCCAGCCATTTTAATACAGGTTTTAGTGGTAAATTAAACGATAATATCACTTTTAATTTTGATTATTATTTAATTAATATAGAGGATAGAATTGTTCTTTCAGGAAGGTTTGAAGAAGGATATGAGGAAATTCTAGAGCCTTTTGATGTTGGAGCTGCTCAGTTCTTTACGAATGCAATAGATTCTAGAACATCTGGTATAGATCTATCATTGTTTTTTAAAACAACTCTTGGTACAGGAGAGTTTAATGCTTCTTTGGGAGGTAATTTCACTAAGACTAAAGTAAAGGGGCCAATTAAAGTTTCACAAACATTGGTTGGACAAGAAGAAGTATTGTTTAATAGAGAAGAAATTGCTAGGGTAGAGTTTGCACAGCCTAATTATAAAGTGAATGCACTACTTTCTTATGACTTTGAACAGTTTGAATTTCAGGTAGTGAATACTTTTTTTGGTAAGGTTAAATTTATTCACCCAAATGATGGAGATTCTCTAAATTGGGTTGTAAATGATTTTACGGGAAATATAGAATCCAGAGATCAGGTGTTTTCTCCTAAACTCGTAACAGATATTGCAGTATCATATCAAATTAATGATTATATCAAGTGTACTCTGGGAGGAAATAATGTTTTTAATGTCTACCCTGATAGGCATAAGCATTCTGTTAATACAGAAGATGGCAACTTTATGTATAGCAGGCGAGTACAACAATTTGGTGTTAATGGGTCTAATTATTATTTAAGATTATTACTTAGATTATGA
- a CDS encoding response regulator, which yields MKKLKRFLLIDDSRATNFFNKTIIEKVQCVEEVFIAENGKQALDYIQSEIIPEIIFLDINMPVMDGWEFIAEYQKLDDKYKGSVIILMLGTELSKEDEEKAAHILEIKEYAKKMLTKEIVCKIVMKYFSLPELDCCSESHKNIV from the coding sequence ATGAAAAAATTAAAACGTTTTCTTCTCATTGATGATAGTAGAGCAACTAACTTTTTTAATAAAACAATTATAGAAAAAGTACAATGTGTAGAAGAGGTTTTTATTGCTGAAAATGGAAAACAAGCATTAGATTATATTCAATCTGAAATTATTCCTGAAATTATATTTTTGGATATTAATATGCCTGTCATGGATGGTTGGGAGTTCATTGCCGAGTATCAGAAATTAGATGATAAATACAAAGGATCTGTCATAATTCTGATGTTGGGAACAGAGCTGAGTAAAGAAGATGAAGAAAAAGCAGCGCATATTTTGGAAATAAAGGAATACGCAAAAAAAATGTTAACTAAAGAGATTGTTTGCAAGATTGTGATGAAGTATTTTAGTTTGCCGGAGTTGGATTGTTGCTCAGAATCACATAAAAATATAGTATAA
- a CDS encoding response regulator, protein MNCVLLIDDDKATNFFNERVVTKHKDFYQVNTVQSGMAALDYLNAVENNTATKPDLIFLDINMPAMNGWEFLTEFSKLDQKVTAGIKVILLSTSSNPDDVRASAKNHSVDDFINKPLSMNLLDDVLKNHF, encoded by the coding sequence GTGAATTGTGTCTTGTTAATAGATGATGACAAGGCAACAAATTTCTTTAACGAAAGAGTAGTTACCAAACACAAAGACTTTTATCAGGTTAATACTGTACAAAGTGGTATGGCTGCTCTAGATTATCTTAATGCTGTAGAAAACAACACAGCAACAAAACCAGACCTTATTTTTTTAGATATCAATATGCCTGCCATGAACGGGTGGGAGTTTTTGACCGAGTTTTCTAAACTGGATCAAAAAGTAACAGCTGGTATTAAAGTAATTTTGTTATCAACATCTTCTAACCCAGATGATGTGAGAGCATCTGCCAAGAATCATTCGGTAGATGATTTCATCAATAAACCTTTATCTATGAATTTATTAGATGATGTGCTAAAAAACCATTTTTGA
- a CDS encoding T9SS type A sorting domain-containing protein — MRKFLLLVMLSITFTTFAQDYQLTVSGNIGSGPSSCGSIEGLQSIKAIFDDGSEDFLFDNSGRFVNRTYSFSQKYSESKRLVGVKFKSVSRSKRVSRCKKRISEKLVNVSSPSFYKKFTKNEIYEQRINSGDATITVVQVIDTAQNYELTVSGNIGSGPSSCGSIEGLQSIKAIFEDGSEDFLFDNSGRFINRTYSFSQKYSESKRLVGVKFKSVSRSRRASRCKKRISEKLVSVSSPSFYKKFTKNEIYEQRINSGDATITVVQTTDINKSNQSITLIDNQELLNKSSNKESKLFETSVYPNPSPDGRFNINVSSAKPLPVLIQIFDLVDKRKILEDIKSGNTEYIFEFNSYNLKPGFYLVQIESGGKTQFEKLIIE; from the coding sequence ATGAGAAAATTTTTATTATTAGTGATGTTATCCATCACATTTACCACATTTGCACAGGACTACCAATTGACTGTAAGTGGGAATATCGGTTCAGGTCCATCTTCTTGTGGATCAATAGAGGGGTTACAATCGATAAAAGCCATATTCGATGATGGGTCAGAAGATTTCTTGTTTGATAATTCAGGACGATTTGTAAATAGAACGTATTCTTTTTCTCAGAAATATAGTGAGAGTAAACGTTTAGTGGGGGTGAAATTTAAATCTGTTTCTAGAAGTAAGAGAGTTTCTAGATGCAAAAAAAGAATAAGTGAAAAGTTAGTAAACGTAAGTTCTCCATCTTTTTACAAAAAATTTACAAAAAATGAAATCTATGAACAGAGAATAAACAGTGGTGATGCAACCATAACAGTTGTTCAAGTCATAGACACTGCACAGAACTACGAATTGACCGTGAGTGGGAATATCGGTTCAGGTCCATCTTCTTGTGGATCAATAGAGGGGCTACAATCGATAAAAGCCATATTCGAGGATGGGTCAGAGGATTTCTTGTTTGATAATTCAGGACGATTTATAAATAGAACGTATTCTTTTTCTCAGAAATATAGTGAGAGTAAACGTTTAGTGGGGGTAAAATTTAAATCCGTTTCTAGAAGTAGGAGAGCTTCTAGATGTAAAAAAAGAATAAGTGAAAAGTTAGTAAGCGTAAGTTCTCCATCTTTTTACAAAAAATTCACAAAAAATGAAATCTATGAACAGAGAATAAACAGTGGTGATGCAACTATAACTGTTGTTCAAACCACAGATATTAATAAATCGAATCAAAGTATTACTTTGATAGATAATCAAGAGTTATTAAATAAGTCATCAAATAAAGAATCAAAATTATTTGAAACTTCAGTTTATCCTAACCCGTCACCAGATGGCAGATTTAATATTAATGTTTCTTCTGCTAAGCCATTACCTGTATTAATACAAATCTTTGATTTGGTAGATAAGAGAAAAATACTTGAAGACATAAAATCGGGAAATACAGAATATATTTTCGAATTCAATTCATATAATCTGAAACCAGGGTTTTATTTAGTTCAAATTGAATCGGGAGGAAAAACACAGTTCGAAAAGCTTATTATAGAATAA
- a CDS encoding metal-dependent hydrolase, giving the protein MDSLTQIILGAAVGEATLGKKAGNKAMLWGAIAGTIPDLDVLSKLFVDPVTANELHRGFSHSILFSVLAAPIFGWIISKIYRNNEANWKDWSRLMFLGLFTHPILDAFTTWGTQLFWPFDYKVSFKNIFVVDPLYTIPFLMFLILAMFYKRTHPKRRKFNTLGLYISSIYMLITLGLKWYTYGVFQTNLENQHIRYKEIQTKPTPLNSILWTANVETEDSFLIAYYSLLEKEDIITFSEFPKNHHLLGKMEDDPLIPRLIKLSEGWYTIEKTNDKLFFNDLRFGQMGVGEKANRFVFSYELFYDDNGILTAKEREKDMDDASPLLKKLFSRVLGNKS; this is encoded by the coding sequence ATGGATTCATTAACCCAAATTATATTAGGGGCTGCAGTAGGAGAAGCGACCTTAGGTAAAAAAGCAGGTAACAAAGCTATGCTGTGGGGAGCTATTGCAGGGACTATTCCTGATTTAGATGTACTATCCAAGCTTTTTGTTGATCCTGTTACAGCAAACGAATTGCATCGTGGATTTTCTCACTCTATACTGTTTAGCGTGCTTGCCGCTCCAATATTTGGTTGGATAATCTCTAAAATCTATCGCAATAATGAAGCAAACTGGAAAGATTGGTCAAGGCTTATGTTTCTAGGGCTTTTTACTCACCCTATATTAGATGCATTTACCACATGGGGGACTCAGCTGTTCTGGCCTTTTGATTATAAAGTTTCATTCAAAAACATTTTTGTTGTAGATCCTTTGTATACCATACCATTTTTAATGTTTTTGATCTTAGCCATGTTTTATAAACGAACACATCCTAAAAGAAGAAAGTTTAACACTCTTGGATTATACATCAGTAGTATTTATATGCTTATAACACTAGGGTTAAAATGGTATACTTATGGGGTGTTTCAGACAAATCTTGAAAATCAACATATTCGATATAAAGAGATTCAAACAAAACCAACTCCTCTCAATAGTATTTTATGGACTGCAAATGTAGAAACCGAAGATTCTTTTTTGATAGCATATTATTCTCTATTAGAAAAAGAAGATATTATTACTTTTTCAGAATTTCCAAAGAACCATCATTTGTTGGGTAAGATGGAAGATGATCCACTGATCCCAAGATTAATTAAATTATCAGAAGGTTGGTATACTATCGAAAAAACTAATGATAAATTATTTTTTAATGATTTGAGATTTGGTCAAATGGGGGTGGGCGAAAAAGCAAATAGATTTGTATTTAGTTATGAACTATTTTATGATGATAATGGCATTCTAACAGCCAAAGAAAGAGAAAAAGACATGGATGATGCCTCTCCTTTACTCAAGAAATTATTTAGCAGAGTATTAGGAAATAAATCATAA
- a CDS encoding acetyl-CoA carboxylase biotin carboxyl carrier protein subunit: MSSVYKVKVNKVFDFELTEEDISKIDMVSNSKSTHHILQNNTSFHTEIVQSDFNSKKYTVKVNNNSYQVNITNELDTRIAAMGFSIGSSKQVNAIKAPMPGLLLDVQVEIGQEVKEDDPLLILEAMKMENLILSPRDGVIKSITATTGDAVDKGQLLIEFV; the protein is encoded by the coding sequence ATGAGTAGCGTATATAAAGTTAAAGTAAACAAGGTTTTTGATTTTGAACTTACCGAAGAAGACATCTCAAAAATTGATATGGTAAGTAATTCAAAATCAACCCACCACATTCTTCAAAACAATACATCTTTTCATACAGAAATTGTACAATCAGATTTCAATTCTAAAAAATATACGGTAAAGGTTAACAACAACAGTTATCAGGTTAATATTACCAATGAATTAGATACCCGGATTGCAGCAATGGGATTCTCTATTGGGTCTTCTAAACAGGTAAATGCCATTAAAGCCCCCATGCCCGGATTGCTTCTAGATGTTCAGGTTGAAATAGGTCAGGAAGTAAAGGAAGATGATCCTTTACTTATTTTGGAAGCTATGAAAATGGAAAATCTTATTCTATCTCCCAGAGATGGAGTAATAAAATCCATTACAGCCACTACAGGAGATGCTGTAGACAAAGGGCAATTATTAATTGAATTCGTTTAG
- the accC gene encoding acetyl-CoA carboxylase biotin carboxylase subunit: MKKILVANRGEIAIRVMTTARKMGIKTVAIYSTVDRNAPHVKFADEAVCIGEAPSNQSYLLGSKIIEVAKQLHVDAIHPGYGFLSENADFAEEVEKNNIIFIGPKSKAIKVMGSKLAAKDAVKAYDIPMVPGIDEAITDVDKAKKIASEIGFPILIKASAGGGGKGMRVVEEEKDLESQMNRAISEATSAFGDGSVFIEKYVASPRHIEIQIMADSHGNVVHLFERECSVQRRHQKVVEEAPSAVLSPELRSEMGKAAVKVAKACDYLGAGTVEFLLDENQNFYFLEMNTRLQVEHPVTELITGTDLVALQIKVARGEKLPIQQEDLKIKGHALELRVYAEDPLNDFLPSVGHLETYQIPVGKGIRVDNGFEEGMDIPIYYDPMLSKLITYGKTRDEAILLMLKAIDNYNIKGVQTTLPFGKFVFEHEAFRSGNFDTHFVKKYFTTDTIQSAMEEEAKIAALIAMKQYIEDQKTLRIPTR; the protein is encoded by the coding sequence ATGAAAAAAATACTAGTAGCAAATAGAGGTGAGATTGCAATTCGAGTGATGACGACAGCTCGTAAAATGGGAATCAAAACCGTTGCCATATACTCTACCGTAGACAGAAACGCTCCACACGTAAAATTCGCAGATGAAGCTGTTTGTATTGGAGAAGCTCCTTCTAACCAATCCTACTTGTTAGGATCTAAAATCATTGAAGTAGCTAAGCAGCTACATGTAGATGCCATACATCCCGGATACGGATTCCTTAGTGAAAATGCAGATTTTGCAGAAGAAGTAGAGAAAAACAATATTATTTTTATTGGTCCGAAATCCAAAGCTATAAAGGTTATGGGAAGCAAATTAGCAGCCAAAGATGCTGTTAAAGCCTATGATATTCCTATGGTTCCTGGTATAGATGAAGCCATTACAGATGTTGATAAAGCTAAAAAAATCGCAAGTGAAATAGGTTTTCCTATTTTGATCAAAGCTTCTGCTGGTGGTGGTGGAAAAGGGATGCGGGTAGTAGAAGAAGAAAAAGATCTCGAATCACAAATGAATCGTGCCATTAGTGAAGCTACCTCAGCTTTTGGAGATGGCTCTGTATTTATCGAAAAATATGTTGCTTCACCACGACATATCGAAATACAAATCATGGCAGATAGCCACGGCAATGTAGTACACTTATTCGAAAGAGAATGTAGTGTACAACGACGACATCAAAAAGTAGTAGAAGAAGCTCCTTCTGCTGTACTCTCTCCAGAGCTACGTTCTGAAATGGGAAAAGCAGCCGTTAAAGTAGCCAAAGCCTGTGACTACCTTGGTGCCGGGACTGTAGAATTTCTTTTAGATGAAAACCAAAATTTCTACTTCCTCGAAATGAACACTCGACTACAAGTAGAGCATCCGGTTACCGAATTGATAACAGGAACAGACCTTGTAGCATTACAAATAAAAGTAGCCAGAGGCGAAAAACTACCAATACAACAAGAAGATCTAAAAATAAAAGGGCATGCTCTGGAGCTACGCGTATATGCAGAAGATCCACTAAATGATTTCTTACCTAGTGTGGGGCATTTAGAAACCTACCAAATACCAGTTGGTAAAGGGATTCGCGTCGATAATGGTTTTGAAGAAGGAATGGATATTCCTATTTACTACGACCCCATGCTTTCAAAACTAATCACCTACGGAAAAACTCGTGATGAAGCCATACTATTAATGCTAAAAGCAATCGATAATTATAACATCAAAGGAGTACAAACTACATTACCGTTTGGTAAATTTGTGTTTGAACATGAAGCCTTTAGATCTGGTAATTTCGACACGCATTTTGTGAAGAAATATTTCACTACAGATACAATACAGTCAGCAATGGAAGAAGAGGCTAAAATTGCTGCCTTAATTGCCATGAAACAATACATCGAAGATCAAAAAACGTTACGCATACCAACACGCTAA
- a CDS encoding acyl-CoA carboxylase subunit beta: MDSKIKIVQDKIAQAKLGGGEQRIEKQHQKKKLTARERVAYLLDEGSFEEIGILVTHRTTDFGMDKEIYYGDGVVTGYGTVNGRLIYIFAQDFTVFGGALSETHAEKICKVMDMAVKMRAPIIGLNDSGGARIQEGVRSLGGYADIFHKNVQASGVIPQISAIMGPCAGGAVYSPAMTDFTMMVEDTSYMFVTGPNVVKTVTNEEVTSEELGGASTHSTKSGVAHITSANDIECLEDVKKLLSYLPQSNKEQPKKLEYTLTDEVRDNLSSIVPDNPNKPYDMHEVISGIIDTDSFYEIHKDYAENIIVGFARLGGRSIGIVANQPQFLAGVLDVNSSKKAARFTRFCDCFNIPLLVLVDVPGFLPGTDQEWNGIIVHGAKLLYALSEATVPKVTVITRKAYGGAYDVMNSKHIGADLNFAWPSAEIAVMGAKGASEIIFRREINAADDPAAKLAEKEAEYAEKFANPYRAAQRGFVDEVILPKNTRRKLIKGFSMLENKIVERPDRKHGNIPL, translated from the coding sequence ATGGATTCAAAAATAAAAATAGTACAAGATAAAATTGCTCAGGCAAAATTGGGTGGTGGTGAGCAACGTATTGAAAAACAACATCAAAAGAAAAAATTAACTGCCCGTGAGCGTGTAGCATATTTGCTTGATGAAGGTTCTTTTGAAGAAATTGGTATTTTGGTGACACACCGTACTACTGATTTTGGGATGGATAAAGAGATCTATTATGGAGATGGTGTCGTTACCGGATACGGAACTGTAAACGGACGATTAATCTATATTTTTGCTCAGGATTTCACCGTTTTTGGCGGTGCCTTATCAGAGACTCATGCCGAGAAAATCTGTAAAGTTATGGATATGGCTGTAAAAATGAGGGCACCAATTATTGGACTTAATGATTCTGGTGGTGCACGAATCCAGGAAGGAGTTCGCTCTCTTGGTGGATATGCAGATATTTTTCATAAAAACGTACAAGCCTCTGGGGTGATCCCTCAGATTTCAGCTATTATGGGACCCTGCGCTGGTGGTGCTGTATATTCTCCGGCAATGACAGATTTTACCATGATGGTAGAAGATACCAGCTATATGTTTGTTACAGGACCTAATGTAGTGAAAACAGTAACCAACGAAGAAGTAACATCAGAAGAATTAGGAGGTGCCAGTACCCATTCTACAAAATCGGGAGTAGCACATATTACTTCTGCCAATGATATAGAATGCCTGGAAGATGTAAAAAAACTACTAAGTTATCTGCCACAAAGTAATAAAGAACAACCCAAAAAATTAGAATACACTTTAACCGATGAGGTAAGAGACAACCTCTCTTCTATTGTTCCTGATAACCCTAACAAACCTTATGATATGCATGAGGTAATCAGTGGGATTATCGATACAGACTCCTTCTATGAAATTCATAAAGATTATGCCGAAAATATCATTGTAGGTTTTGCCCGTCTGGGCGGAAGAAGTATTGGGATTGTAGCCAATCAACCTCAATTCCTGGCTGGAGTTTTGGATGTGAATAGCTCTAAAAAAGCAGCACGATTCACACGTTTCTGTGATTGCTTTAATATTCCTTTATTAGTATTGGTTGATGTTCCCGGATTCTTACCAGGAACCGATCAGGAATGGAACGGTATCATTGTACACGGAGCTAAATTGTTATATGCTTTAAGCGAAGCTACCGTACCTAAAGTAACAGTGATTACACGTAAAGCCTATGGTGGTGCCTATGATGTGATGAATTCTAAACATATTGGTGCTGATCTTAACTTTGCCTGGCCTTCTGCAGAAATTGCAGTAATGGGTGCCAAAGGTGCCAGTGAGATTATTTTTAGAAGAGAGATCAATGCAGCAGATGATCCAGCTGCAAAGCTTGCCGAAAAAGAAGCTGAGTATGCAGAGAAATTTGCTAATCCATATCGAGCTGCACAACGTGGTTTTGTAGATGAGGTTATCTTACCAAAAAATACCCGAAGAAAACTAATTAAAGGATTTAGCATGCTCGAAAATAAAATAGTTGAGCGTCCTGATCGAAAACATGGGAATATTCCTTTGTAG
- the argH gene encoding argininosuccinate lyase, whose translation MKLWDKGLPTDQKIDRFTVGNDRQLDMVIAKYDVQATLVHARMLHKIDLLSDQEISEIEKELNILEEEIEKGIFVIEDQFEDIHSKIEYELTQRIGDAGKRIHTARSRNDQVLVAMHLYMKDELLQIKSLVNELSQNLLISADTYKDVLLPGYTHMQIAMPSSFGLWFSAYAESFVDDLYFVNAALKVVDQNPLGSAAGYGSSFPIDREFTTKELGFETLKYNVVAAQMSRGKSEKSTAFAMSSVAATLSKLAMDVCLYMSQNFDFMSIPSEFTTGSSIMPHKKNPDVFELIRGKCNKIQALPYELNLLTNNLPSGYHRDLQLLKEGIVPAIQDLKASLEMTIYALKNIKVNKNILDDDKYDYLFSVDTLNELVMQGMSFRDAYVKIGVDIENGCYEPEKNTKHSHSGSINNLCLNKIKKKLEEV comes from the coding sequence ATGAAACTTTGGGATAAAGGATTACCAACAGATCAAAAGATAGATAGGTTTACAGTCGGTAATGACAGGCAATTGGATATGGTAATTGCCAAGTATGATGTACAAGCAACATTGGTTCATGCTAGGATGTTGCATAAGATTGATTTACTTTCTGATCAAGAAATTTCTGAAATTGAAAAAGAATTGAATATATTGGAGGAGGAAATAGAAAAGGGAATTTTTGTGATAGAAGACCAATTTGAGGATATACATTCTAAAATTGAGTATGAATTAACTCAACGAATAGGGGATGCAGGCAAGCGTATCCATACCGCTAGATCACGTAATGATCAGGTGTTGGTAGCAATGCATCTATATATGAAGGATGAATTACTTCAAATTAAATCTCTTGTTAATGAATTATCTCAGAATTTACTAATCAGTGCAGATACGTATAAGGATGTATTACTTCCTGGATATACACATATGCAGATTGCTATGCCTTCTTCTTTTGGACTTTGGTTTTCTGCTTACGCAGAAAGTTTTGTAGATGATTTATATTTTGTAAATGCGGCACTAAAAGTTGTTGATCAAAACCCACTAGGAAGTGCTGCAGGGTATGGTAGTTCATTTCCCATAGATAGAGAATTTACAACAAAAGAATTAGGTTTTGAAACCCTAAAATATAATGTAGTAGCAGCACAAATGAGTAGAGGGAAATCTGAAAAATCTACAGCTTTTGCTATGAGTAGTGTGGCTGCAACTTTATCTAAATTAGCAATGGATGTATGCTTGTATATGAGTCAGAATTTTGATTTTATGAGTATTCCTTCAGAATTTACTACAGGGTCTAGTATTATGCCACATAAGAAAAATCCAGACGTCTTTGAATTAATAAGAGGGAAATGTAATAAAATTCAGGCATTGCCTTACGAATTAAATTTGTTAACCAATAATTTGCCAAGTGGATATCACAGGGATTTACAATTGCTTAAAGAAGGAATTGTACCTGCTATTCAGGATTTAAAAGCATCTCTGGAGATGACTATTTATGCACTTAAAAATATAAAGGTGAACAAAAATATTTTGGATGACGATAAATATGATTACCTGTTTAGCGTAGATACATTAAATGAACTAGTGATGCAAGGTATGTCGTTTAGAGATGCTTATGTGAAAATTGGAGTGGATATAGAGAATGGATGTTATGAGCCTGAAAAGAATACAAAACATAGTCATAGTGGTAGTATTAATAATTTATGTCTTAATAAAATAAAAAAGAAATTAGAAGAGGTGTAA